The following coding sequences lie in one Ostrinia nubilalis chromosome 2, ilOstNubi1.1, whole genome shotgun sequence genomic window:
- the LOC135086511 gene encoding uncharacterized protein LOC135086511, which yields MSSFKLWMRCFSICLLSVSARASSQLMSADACGPLVIAHRGASGYVPEHTLGAYALAVTMGADYIEPDLVMTKDGHLIARHDNELGLSTDVASHPEFASRYLTKTVDRVTVSGWFTEDFTLAEIKTLRAIERIPANRPGNARMDGAFDVPTFQEIIELAKSMETIYCREIGVYPELKHGTYFQQLGLAMEGPVVEAFHSNGYRGPDAPAYIQSFEISNLKELKNLTNLRLLQLLGGSQPYDQFVLGTNVTYLSMATPEGLREIASYAYAVGPEKAYIIPRTVNDTLGDPTPFVENAHAAGLKVHPFTFRSENSFLPAEFRSNDTSPDAIGDTAGEMLAFLRTGIDGLFVDQPDVLVRIREPCASEFSQCRSSATSVVPVALVTLLVLVLFGVLESKESFIF from the coding sequence ATGAGTAGCTTCAAGCTGTGGATGCGGTGCTTCAGCATCTGTCTCCTGAGCGTGTCCGCACGTGCCAGTTCCCAGTTGATGTCAGCAGATGCCTGTGGTCCTCTTGTCATCGCTCACCGCGGGGCCAGCGGCTATGTTCCGGAACACACGCTGGGAGCTTACGCCTTGGCCGTCACGATGGGAGCCGATTACATCGAACCCGATCTGGTCATGACAAAAGACGGTCACCTCATCGCAAGACACGACAATGAACTCGGCCTAAGCACAGACGTCGCCTCCCACCCCGAGTTTGCCTCGCGCTACCTAACAAAAACCGTCGATAGAGTCACTGTCAGCGGCTGGTTCACTGAAGACTTCACTCTCGCCGAAATCAAAACATTACGCGCCATAGAACGCATCCCGGCCAACAGACCTGGCAACGCTAGAATGGATGGAGCGTTCGATGTACCCACGTTCCAAGAAATTATAGAGTTAGCCAAAAGCATGGAAACCATTTACTGTCGGGAAATTGGCGTCTATCCAGAGCTTAAACATGGCACCTACTTTCAGCAATTGGGATTGGCCATGGAAGGACCTGTAGTTGAAGCATTTCACAGCAACGGTTACCGTGGTCCTGATGCCCCTGCGTATATTCAGTCATTTGAAATTAGCAACTTGAAAGAACTCAAAAATCTTACTAATCTGCGATTGCTCCAGCTGCTAGGGGGAAGTCAGCCTTATGATCAGTTCGTGTTGGGCACAAACGTTACATATCTTTCGATGGCAACACCAGAAGGACTAAGAGAAATTGCTAGTTACGCTTACGCAGTTGGTCCGGAGAAGGCGTATATTATCCCTCGCACTGTTAATGATACGTTAGGAGATCCTACTCCTTTCGTAGAGAACGCTCATGCTGCTGGATTGAAGGTTCACCCTTTCACGTTCCGATCAGAGAATTCTTTTCTCCCAGCTGAGTTTCGCAGCAATGACACTTCGCCGGACGCTATTGGGGACACAGCAGGAGAAATGCTTGCATTCCTCAGAACTGGTATTGACGGTCTTTTCGTAGACCAACCTGACGTATTGGTTCGAATTAGAGAACCATGCGCTAGCGAATTTTCGCAGTGTAGATCTTCAGCAACGTCAGTGGTGCCGGTTGCTTTGGTGACATTATTGGTACTTGTGCTCTTTGGAGTTTTGGAATCAAAAGAAAGCTTTATTTTCTAA